One Vanessa cardui chromosome 4, ilVanCard2.1, whole genome shotgun sequence genomic window carries:
- the LOC124544057 gene encoding dynamin-1-like protein isoform X3: MEALIPVINKLQDVFNTVGADAIQLPQIIVLGTQSSGKSSVIESLVGRSFLPRGPGIVTRRPLVLQLVYSPKDSKEHRSAEEVYRHQETGNLSWNPLVQLSQTVFSKGTINLEEWGKFLHTKERIHANFDEIRQEIERETDRMAGSNKGICPEPINLKIYSTRVVNLTLVDLPGVTKVPIGDQPEDIESQIRNLIIKYISNPNSIILAVTAANTDMATSEAIKMAKEVDPDGRRTLAVVTKLDLMDAGTDAIDILCGRVIPVKLGIIGVVNRSQQDIIDKKTIEDALKDEATYLQRKYPTIATRNGTPYLAKTLNRLLMHHIRDCLPELKVRVNVMISQFQSLLNSYGEDVSDKSQTLLQIITKFASAYCSTIEGTARNIETTELCGGARICYIFHETFGRTLDSIHPLVGLSRMDILTAIRNATGPRPALFVPEVSFELLVKRQIRRLEDPSLRCVELVHEEMQRIVQHCGTEVQQEMQRFPRLHQRIVDVVTQLLRTRLPATNSMVENLVAIELAYINTKHPDFHREAALVSGLLKSTDGLVEEHSPMYRQKTPRPTSTPVSTIFKHVPAITDGHDRSPPSNESPATPQVNGSPENKAMTPQKPVNLLPEVPSQTSRKLSDREQHDCDVIGGRSDHTTYQKCNTKTVEGISMMHLNQMGDLVERLIKSYFYIVRKSIKDSVPKAVMHFLVNFVKDNLQSELVTHLYKSDQAENMLNESEHIAQRRKEAADMLKALQRASQIISEIRETHMW; encoded by the exons ATGGAAGCACTTATACCAGTTATTAATAAGTTACAAGACGTTTTTAACACCGTCGGAGCTGATGCCATCCAATTACCTCAAATTATTGTATTGGGAACTcag AGTTCTGGCAAGAGTTCCGTTATAGAGAGCCTTGTCGGACGTTCGTTTCTACCTCGAGGACCAGGCATCGTTACTCGTCGTCCACTTGTTCTTCAGCTGGTATACAGCCCTAAAGATAGCAAGGAACATCGCTCAGCTGAAGAAG TATATAGACACCAGGAGACAGGAAATTTGTCATGGAATCCATTAGTACAACTGTCCCAAACAGTATTTTCAAAag GTACAATAAACTTAGAAGAATGGGGCAAGTTTCTCCACACAAAAGAAAGAATACATGCAAATTTCGACGAAATAAGACAGGAGATAGAAAGAGAAACCGATCGCATGGCCGGTAGCAATAAAGGAATATGTCCAGAACCAATCAACTTAAAGATTTATTCCACCCGAGTTGTCAATTTGACACTCGTAGATTTACCTGGAGTTACCAAG GTACCTATTGGAGATCAACCTGAAGACATAGAAagccaaataagaaatcttattattaagtatatttccAATCCTAACTCTATAATCTTAGCAGTGACTGCTGCCAACACTGATATGGCTACAAGTGAAGCCATAAAAATGGCCAAAGAGGTAGATCCTGATGGTAGGAGAACTTTGGCGGTTGTAACAAAATTAGATCTCATGGAtgcag GAACTGATGCCATTGATATTCTATGTGGACGTGTGATTCCCGTGAAACTGGGAATCATTGGTGTTGTTAACAGATCTCAACAagatataatagataaaaaaactattgaG GATGCACTCAAGGATGAGGCTACTTATCTTCAAAGAAAGTACCCTACAATTGCAACTCGCAATGGCACTCCCTATTTAGCCAAAACACTGAACAGGCTTTTGATGCACCATATAAGGGACTGCTTACCAGAACTGAAG GTGCGAGTCAATGTTATGATTTCACAATTCCAATCATTACTCAACTCATATGGGGAAGATGTTTCGGATAAATCCCAAACTCTCCTGCAAATCATCACAAAGTTCGCGAGTGCCTACTGTTCCACCATAGAGGGCACTGCGAGGAACATTGAGACCACAGAGCTGTGTGGTGGCGCTCGGATATGCTATATATTCCATGAGACATTTGGACGTACTTTGGACTCTATACATCCTTTAGTAG GTTTATCACGTATGGACATATTAACTGCAATACGCAACGCAACGGGTCCCAGGCCGGCGCTATTCGTTCCAGAGGTCTCGTTCGAATTGCTGGTGAAGAGACAGATCAGAAGACTGGAGGATCCGTCTCTACGTTGTGTAGAACTG GTGCACGAGGAGATGCAGCGCATCGTTCAGCACTGCGGCACGGAGGTCCAGCAGGAGATGCAGCGCTTCCCGCGCCTGCACCAGCGCATCGTGGACGTCGTCACGCAGCTGCTGCGCACGCGCCTGCCCGCTACCAACTCCATG GTCGAAAATCTAGTGGCCATCGAGCTTGCATACATCAATACCAAGCACCCCGATTTTCACCGCGAAGCTGCCCTAGTCTCTGGTCTACTCAAGAGTACAGATGGACTGGTGGAAGAGCACAGTCCGATGTACAGGCAGAAGACACCTCGGCCGACCTCTACACCGGTATCCACAATTTTCAAA CATGTCCCGGCTATCACCGACGGCCACGACAGGTCTCCGCCCAGTAACGAATCTCCTGCCACTCCACag gTGAATGGTAGTCCAGAAAACAAGGCGATGACTCCACAGAAACCGGTCAATTTGCTGCCTGAAGTCCCTAGTCAAACTTCCAGGAAGCTCTCTGACAGGGAGCAACATGACTGTGATGTAATTg GTGGACGGAGCGACCACACGACATACCAAAAATGTAATACAAAGACTGTAGAAGGCATCAGCATGATGCATTTGAACCAAATGGGTGATTTAGTCG AACGGCTGATCAAGTCATACTTCTACATAGTACGCAAATCGATCAAGGATTCCGTGCCGAAGGCGGTGATGCATTTCCTGGTCAACTTCGTGAAAGACAACCTTCAGTCTGAGCTCGTCACGCACCTGTACAAGTCCGACCAGGCTGAGAACATGCTCAACGAGTCTGAACACATCGCTCAGCGACGCAAGGAGGCTGCCGACATGCTCAAG GCATTGCAGCGCGCCAGTCAGATTATAAGCGAAATCCGCGAAACTCACATGTGGTGA